The following coding sequences are from one Armatimonas rosea window:
- a CDS encoding RNA polymerase sigma factor, protein MSKNYRSLTDSELVAECIPGSEAAWDELLRRHGGLIFSTIRRMGLSSLDAEDVFQSVCILLLENLTSLREGQKLTGWLMAVSRRETLRWLRRQRPTSELPTTEREATDDLPEKQLAALEDRHLLERGLEQLGERCQTLLIALYLTEPAPSYEAIAQERSWPVGSVGPNRARCLERLRVELEKLGY, encoded by the coding sequence TTGAGTAAAAACTATCGGAGTCTGACGGATTCTGAGCTAGTTGCAGAGTGCATCCCAGGTAGCGAGGCTGCCTGGGATGAGCTGCTTCGTCGGCACGGTGGCCTGATCTTCTCCACCATCCGGCGCATGGGGCTGTCATCGCTGGATGCCGAAGATGTCTTTCAGAGTGTCTGCATACTGCTGCTGGAGAACCTTACAAGCCTGCGGGAGGGTCAGAAGCTCACCGGCTGGCTTATGGCCGTCTCGCGGCGGGAGACACTCCGCTGGCTCCGGCGACAGCGGCCCACAAGCGAGCTTCCTACCACGGAGCGAGAGGCCACCGATGACCTCCCCGAGAAACAGCTTGCCGCGCTTGAAGACCGGCACTTACTGGAGCGTGGCCTGGAGCAGCTCGGAGAGCGGTGCCAGACGCTTCTTATCGCACTCTACCTAACCGAACCTGCGCCCAGCTATGAGGCTATCGCCCAGGAGCGCAGCTGGCCTGTGGGCAGTGTCGGGCCAAACCGGGCACGCTGCTTGGAGCGCCTGCGCGTTGAGCTGGAGAAACTGGGATACTAA